The following are encoded together in the Primulina tabacum isolate GXHZ01 chromosome 18, ASM2559414v2, whole genome shotgun sequence genome:
- the LOC142533392 gene encoding uncharacterized protein LOC142533392 isoform X3, which yields MLCWSRSIPSWISHLLACMGGCVGCCVKPSLVISVDEPSKGLKIQGQRVKKHNLTEDFWSTSSGTMDHSAFQSHRSISSISTSNQTVDAHSSAGSSNHPSDFVNPGLLLWNQTRQQWIGNKRSQKHVQERKLSWNATYESLLGTNKPFPQPIPLAEMVDFLVDVWEQEGLFD from the exons ATGCTGTGCTGGAGTAGATCGATCCCCTCTTGGATTTCGCATCTACTTGCATGCATGGG AGGTTGCGTAGGATGTTGTGTCAAACCATCACTTGTGATTTCTGTGGATGAACCATCCAAAGGTCTGAAAATTCAAGGTCAACGAGTAAAGAAACATAATTTGACAGAGGATTTCTGGAGCACCAGTTCAGGTACCATGGACCATAGTGCCTTCCAGTCCCATAGAAGTATCTCGTCAATCAGTACTTCAAATCAAACCGTTGATGCTCACAGCAGTGCTGGCAGTTCAAACCACCCTTCCGATTTTGTTAATCCTG GTCTTCTTCTCTGGAatcaaacaagacaacagtggATTGGAAATAAGCGATCTCAAAAGCATGTACAAGAACGAAAATTGAG TTGGAATGCAACGTATGAAAGTTTGCTTGGGACCAACAAGCCTTTCCCCCAGCCTATCCCATTGGCG GAAATGGTGGATTTTCTGGTGGATGTGTGGGAACAAGAGGGGCTTTTCGATTGA
- the LOC142533392 gene encoding uncharacterized protein LOC142533392 isoform X4 yields the protein MHGSRGCVGCCVKPSLVISVDEPSKGLKIQGQRVKKHNLTEDFWSTSSGTMDHSAFQSHRSISSISTSNQTVDAHSSAGSSNHPSDFVNPGLLLWNQTRQQWIGNKRSQKHVQERKLSWNATYESLLGTNKPFPQPIPLAEMVDFLVDVWEQEGLFD from the exons ATGCATGGG AGCAGAGGTTGCGTAGGATGTTGTGTCAAACCATCACTTGTGATTTCTGTGGATGAACCATCCAAAGGTCTGAAAATTCAAGGTCAACGAGTAAAGAAACATAATTTGACAGAGGATTTCTGGAGCACCAGTTCAGGTACCATGGACCATAGTGCCTTCCAGTCCCATAGAAGTATCTCGTCAATCAGTACTTCAAATCAAACCGTTGATGCTCACAGCAGTGCTGGCAGTTCAAACCACCCTTCCGATTTTGTTAATCCTG GTCTTCTTCTCTGGAatcaaacaagacaacagtggATTGGAAATAAGCGATCTCAAAAGCATGTACAAGAACGAAAATTGAG TTGGAATGCAACGTATGAAAGTTTGCTTGGGACCAACAAGCCTTTCCCCCAGCCTATCCCATTGGCG GAAATGGTGGATTTTCTGGTGGATGTGTGGGAACAAGAGGGGCTTTTCGATTGA
- the LOC142533392 gene encoding uncharacterized protein LOC142533392 isoform X1 has translation MARFVCDRYCLEIEILEKIRPLYLSFGCLKKYLLSLIGLIIESLKDKWKEMFRSRGCVGCCVKPSLVISVDEPSKGLKIQGQRVKKHNLTEDFWSTSSGTMDHSAFQSHRSISSISTSNQTVDAHSSAGSSNHPSDFVNPGLLLWNQTRQQWIGNKRSQKHVQERKLSWNATYESLLGTNKPFPQPIPLAEMVDFLVDVWEQEGLFD, from the exons atggCAAGATTTGTATGTGATAGATATTGTTTGGAAATAGAGATTCTTGAGAAAATTAGGCCTTTATATTTGTCCTTTGGGTGTTTGAAGAAGTATTTGCTATCTCTCATTGGGTTGATTATTGAAAGTTTGAAGGATAAATGGAAAGAAATGTTTCGT AGCAGAGGTTGCGTAGGATGTTGTGTCAAACCATCACTTGTGATTTCTGTGGATGAACCATCCAAAGGTCTGAAAATTCAAGGTCAACGAGTAAAGAAACATAATTTGACAGAGGATTTCTGGAGCACCAGTTCAGGTACCATGGACCATAGTGCCTTCCAGTCCCATAGAAGTATCTCGTCAATCAGTACTTCAAATCAAACCGTTGATGCTCACAGCAGTGCTGGCAGTTCAAACCACCCTTCCGATTTTGTTAATCCTG GTCTTCTTCTCTGGAatcaaacaagacaacagtggATTGGAAATAAGCGATCTCAAAAGCATGTACAAGAACGAAAATTGAG TTGGAATGCAACGTATGAAAGTTTGCTTGGGACCAACAAGCCTTTCCCCCAGCCTATCCCATTGGCG GAAATGGTGGATTTTCTGGTGGATGTGTGGGAACAAGAGGGGCTTTTCGATTGA
- the LOC142533392 gene encoding uncharacterized protein LOC142533392 isoform X2: protein MHGVSFPSLSLYMCVWMMMLGFFILCLVQKHKSRGCVGCCVKPSLVISVDEPSKGLKIQGQRVKKHNLTEDFWSTSSGTMDHSAFQSHRSISSISTSNQTVDAHSSAGSSNHPSDFVNPGLLLWNQTRQQWIGNKRSQKHVQERKLSWNATYESLLGTNKPFPQPIPLAEMVDFLVDVWEQEGLFD from the exons ATGCATGGGGTCAGTTTTCCAAGTCTCTCTCTCTATATGTGTGTGTGGATGATGATGTTGGGATTCTTCATTTTGTGTTTAGTACAGAAGCACAAG AGCAGAGGTTGCGTAGGATGTTGTGTCAAACCATCACTTGTGATTTCTGTGGATGAACCATCCAAAGGTCTGAAAATTCAAGGTCAACGAGTAAAGAAACATAATTTGACAGAGGATTTCTGGAGCACCAGTTCAGGTACCATGGACCATAGTGCCTTCCAGTCCCATAGAAGTATCTCGTCAATCAGTACTTCAAATCAAACCGTTGATGCTCACAGCAGTGCTGGCAGTTCAAACCACCCTTCCGATTTTGTTAATCCTG GTCTTCTTCTCTGGAatcaaacaagacaacagtggATTGGAAATAAGCGATCTCAAAAGCATGTACAAGAACGAAAATTGAG TTGGAATGCAACGTATGAAAGTTTGCTTGGGACCAACAAGCCTTTCCCCCAGCCTATCCCATTGGCG GAAATGGTGGATTTTCTGGTGGATGTGTGGGAACAAGAGGGGCTTTTCGATTGA
- the LOC142533656 gene encoding SPX domain-containing protein 1-like, translating into MKFWKILRNLINQTLPDWKDKFLSYKELKQHLNLIYPNKENDILGKERPNKRPRTSREHGSQTVLEAINEFLNLLHAEIDKFNKFVMNKEEGYIIKLQMLKDDVVEARCSTVELMKIGRKMVDFHGEMILLENYSALNYIGLVKILKKHDKRSNGDHLIRLGFVQIILQQPFLRTQVIKDLVKECESMIIYHILSGHQHQEPAAPSICRVRGGCVEDISDEELGEMENMYLRLTISALRALKKIRSGSSTLGIFSMPPMKDCDHD; encoded by the exons ATGAAGTTTTGGAAGATTTTGAGAAATCTAATCAATCAGACGTTGCCTGATTGGAAAGACAAGTTTTTATCCTACAAAGAATTGAAGCAGCATCTGAATCTCATCTATCCAAACAAGGAAAACGATATTCTTGGAAAAGAGAGGCCGAACAAGAGGCCCCGGACGAGCCGTGAGCACGGTAGTCAGACGGTACTGGAAGCCATAAATGAGTTTCTGAATCTTCTCCACGCGGAGATCGACAAGTTTAACAAGTTTGTGATGAACAAAGAGGAAGGGTACATTATCAAATTGCag ATGTTGAAAGACGATGTTGTCGAGGCACGATGTTCGACGGTGGAGCTGATGAAAATAGGAAGGAAGATGGTGGATTTTCATGGAGAGATGATTCTACTAGAGAACTACAGTGCTCTCAACTACATAGGACTGGTGAAAATCTTAAAGAAGCACGACAAGAGAAGCAACGGGGATCATCTGATTCGACTGGGCTTCGTCCAGATAATCTTGCAACAGCCATTCTTGAGGACGCAGGTGATAAAGGATTTGGTCAAGGAATGCGAGTCGATGATTATTTACCACATCTTATCAGGTCACCAGCACCAGGAACCTGCAGCCCCGAGTATCTGCAGAGTGCGCGGCGGCTGCGTCGAAGATATTTCCGATGAAGAGCTTGGTGAGATGGAAAACATGTATCTTAGGCTTACTATATCAGCCTTGAGGGCTCTGAAGAAGATCAGGAGTGGAAGCTCCACTCTCGGCATCTTCTCCATGCCTCCGATGAAGGATTGTGATCATGACTGA
- the LOC142532607 gene encoding DEAD-box ATP-dependent RNA helicase 15-like isoform X1: MGENKENDAYEEELLDYEEEDEKAADSVTAKVNGESAKKGYVGIHSSGFRDFLLKPELLRAIVDSGFEHPSEVQHECIPQAILGMDVICQAKSGMGKTAVFVLSTLQQIEPIAGQVAALVLCHTRELAYQICHEVERFSTYLPDIKVAVFYGGVNIKVHKDLLKNECPHIVVGTPGRILALARDKELSLRNVRHFILDECDKMLESLDMRRDVQEIFKMTPHDKQVMMFSATLSKEIRPVCKKFMQDPMEIYVDDEAKLTLHGLVQHYIKLSELEKNRKLNDLLDALDFNQVVIFVKSVNRAAELNKLLVECNFPSICIHSGMSQEERLTRYKGFKEGHKRILVATDLVGRGIDIERVNIVINYDMPDSADTYLHRVGRAGRFGTKGLAITFVSSASDSDVLNQVQERFEVDIKELPEQIDTSTYSELFVSFSSNYANKALFFFGFGIYWGYIHIFYTRDL; this comes from the exons ATGGGAGAGAATAAGGAGAACGACGCTTACGAAGAGGAGCTTCTCGACTACGAGGAGGAAGACGAAAAGGCAGCAGACTCCGTCACCGCCAAAGTCAACGGCGAGTCCGCCAAGAA GGGTTACGTAGGCATTCACAGTTCAGGATTCAGAGATTTCCTCTTGAAGCCAGAGCTTTTACGGGCTATTGTGGATTCTGGATTTGAGCATCCGTCAGAAG TGCAACACGAATGCATACCTCAAgctattttgggaatggatgtTATTTGCCAAGCAAAATCCGGTATGGGGAAAACTGCTGTGTTTGTTCTCTCAACGTTGCAGCAGATCGAACCTATTGCAGGTCAAGTTGCTGCTCTCGTTCTGTGTCATACAAGGGAATTGGCTTACCAG ATCTGTCATGAGGTTGAGCGGTTCAGCACATATTTACCGGATATCAAAGTTGCCGTCTTTTATGGTGGTGTCAACATTAAAGTCCACAAGGATCTCTTGAAGAATGAATGCCCTCACATTGTCGTGGGAACACCTGGAAGGATACTTGCTCTGGCAAGAGATAAGGAACTTTCTTTGAGGAATGTGAGGCATTTCATTCTGGATGAATGTGATAAGATGCTCGAGTCCCTTG ATATGAGGAGAGATGTCCAGGAGATCTTTAAGATGACACCTCATGATAAACAAGTTATGATGTTCTCGGCCACACTCAGCAAAGAGATTCGACCAGTTTGCAAGAAATTCATGCAAGAT CCAATGGAAATCTATGTGGACGATGAGGCCAAGTTGACCCTCCATGGTCTTGTGCAG CACTACATCAAATTAAGTGAGCTGGAGAAAAACCGGAAGCTGAATGATCTACTCGATGCATTGGACTTCAATCAAGTTGTCATTTTTGTCAAAAGCGTCAATAGAGCTGCCGAGCTTAACAAGTTGCTTGTGGAGTGTAATTTCCCATCTATTTGCATTCATTCTGGCATGTCTCAGGAAGAAAG ATTGACTCGGTACAAGGGATTCAAAGAAGGGCACAAGAGAATTCTAGTTGCAACAGATCTGGTGGGAAGAGGAATAGACATTGAACGGGTGAACATTGTGATTAACTATGATATGCCTGATTCAGCTGACACTTATCTCCATCGG GTGGGTAGAGCTGGGCGATTTGGAACCAAAGGACTTGCCATCACGTTTGTTTCTTCTGCATCTGATTCAGATGTTCTTAATCAG GTTCAGGAGAGATTTGAAGTTGACATCAAAGAGCTTCCAGAGCAGATTGATACATCTACATACAGTGAGTTGTTTGTTTCTTTTTCTAGCAATTACGCAAATAAGGCcttatttttttttgggtttggaATATATT GGGGTTACATCCATATATTTTACACAAGGgatttatga
- the LOC142532607 gene encoding DEAD-box ATP-dependent RNA helicase 15-like isoform X2 produces MGENKENDAYEEELLDYEEEDEKAADSVTAKVNGESAKKGYVGIHSSGFRDFLLKPELLRAIVDSGFEHPSEVQHECIPQAILGMDVICQAKSGMGKTAVFVLSTLQQIEPIAGQVAALVLCHTRELAYQICHEVERFSTYLPDIKVAVFYGGVNIKVHKDLLKNECPHIVVGTPGRILALARDKELSLRNVRHFILDECDKMLESLDMRRDVQEIFKMTPHDKQVMMFSATLSKEIRPVCKKFMQDPMEIYVDDEAKLTLHGLVQHYIKLSELEKNRKLNDLLDALDFNQVVIFVKSVNRAAELNKLLVECNFPSICIHSGMSQEERLTRYKGFKEGHKRILVATDLVGRGIDIERVNIVINYDMPDSADTYLHRVGRAGRFGTKGLAITFVSSASDSDVLNQVQERFEVDIKELPEQIDTSTYMPS; encoded by the exons ATGGGAGAGAATAAGGAGAACGACGCTTACGAAGAGGAGCTTCTCGACTACGAGGAGGAAGACGAAAAGGCAGCAGACTCCGTCACCGCCAAAGTCAACGGCGAGTCCGCCAAGAA GGGTTACGTAGGCATTCACAGTTCAGGATTCAGAGATTTCCTCTTGAAGCCAGAGCTTTTACGGGCTATTGTGGATTCTGGATTTGAGCATCCGTCAGAAG TGCAACACGAATGCATACCTCAAgctattttgggaatggatgtTATTTGCCAAGCAAAATCCGGTATGGGGAAAACTGCTGTGTTTGTTCTCTCAACGTTGCAGCAGATCGAACCTATTGCAGGTCAAGTTGCTGCTCTCGTTCTGTGTCATACAAGGGAATTGGCTTACCAG ATCTGTCATGAGGTTGAGCGGTTCAGCACATATTTACCGGATATCAAAGTTGCCGTCTTTTATGGTGGTGTCAACATTAAAGTCCACAAGGATCTCTTGAAGAATGAATGCCCTCACATTGTCGTGGGAACACCTGGAAGGATACTTGCTCTGGCAAGAGATAAGGAACTTTCTTTGAGGAATGTGAGGCATTTCATTCTGGATGAATGTGATAAGATGCTCGAGTCCCTTG ATATGAGGAGAGATGTCCAGGAGATCTTTAAGATGACACCTCATGATAAACAAGTTATGATGTTCTCGGCCACACTCAGCAAAGAGATTCGACCAGTTTGCAAGAAATTCATGCAAGAT CCAATGGAAATCTATGTGGACGATGAGGCCAAGTTGACCCTCCATGGTCTTGTGCAG CACTACATCAAATTAAGTGAGCTGGAGAAAAACCGGAAGCTGAATGATCTACTCGATGCATTGGACTTCAATCAAGTTGTCATTTTTGTCAAAAGCGTCAATAGAGCTGCCGAGCTTAACAAGTTGCTTGTGGAGTGTAATTTCCCATCTATTTGCATTCATTCTGGCATGTCTCAGGAAGAAAG ATTGACTCGGTACAAGGGATTCAAAGAAGGGCACAAGAGAATTCTAGTTGCAACAGATCTGGTGGGAAGAGGAATAGACATTGAACGGGTGAACATTGTGATTAACTATGATATGCCTGATTCAGCTGACACTTATCTCCATCGG GTGGGTAGAGCTGGGCGATTTGGAACCAAAGGACTTGCCATCACGTTTGTTTCTTCTGCATCTGATTCAGATGTTCTTAATCAG GTTCAGGAGAGATTTGAAGTTGACATCAAAGAGCTTCCAGAGCAGATTGATACATCTACATACA TGCCATCTTGA
- the LOC142532607 gene encoding DEAD-box ATP-dependent RNA helicase 15-like isoform X3 gives MDVICQAKSGMGKTAVFVLSTLQQIEPIAGQVAALVLCHTRELAYQICHEVERFSTYLPDIKVAVFYGGVNIKVHKDLLKNECPHIVVGTPGRILALARDKELSLRNVRHFILDECDKMLESLDMRRDVQEIFKMTPHDKQVMMFSATLSKEIRPVCKKFMQDPMEIYVDDEAKLTLHGLVQHYIKLSELEKNRKLNDLLDALDFNQVVIFVKSVNRAAELNKLLVECNFPSICIHSGMSQEERLTRYKGFKEGHKRILVATDLVGRGIDIERVNIVINYDMPDSADTYLHRVGRAGRFGTKGLAITFVSSASDSDVLNQVQERFEVDIKELPEQIDTSTYSELFVSFSSNYANKALFFFGFGIYWGYIHIFYTRDL, from the exons atggatgtTATTTGCCAAGCAAAATCCGGTATGGGGAAAACTGCTGTGTTTGTTCTCTCAACGTTGCAGCAGATCGAACCTATTGCAGGTCAAGTTGCTGCTCTCGTTCTGTGTCATACAAGGGAATTGGCTTACCAG ATCTGTCATGAGGTTGAGCGGTTCAGCACATATTTACCGGATATCAAAGTTGCCGTCTTTTATGGTGGTGTCAACATTAAAGTCCACAAGGATCTCTTGAAGAATGAATGCCCTCACATTGTCGTGGGAACACCTGGAAGGATACTTGCTCTGGCAAGAGATAAGGAACTTTCTTTGAGGAATGTGAGGCATTTCATTCTGGATGAATGTGATAAGATGCTCGAGTCCCTTG ATATGAGGAGAGATGTCCAGGAGATCTTTAAGATGACACCTCATGATAAACAAGTTATGATGTTCTCGGCCACACTCAGCAAAGAGATTCGACCAGTTTGCAAGAAATTCATGCAAGAT CCAATGGAAATCTATGTGGACGATGAGGCCAAGTTGACCCTCCATGGTCTTGTGCAG CACTACATCAAATTAAGTGAGCTGGAGAAAAACCGGAAGCTGAATGATCTACTCGATGCATTGGACTTCAATCAAGTTGTCATTTTTGTCAAAAGCGTCAATAGAGCTGCCGAGCTTAACAAGTTGCTTGTGGAGTGTAATTTCCCATCTATTTGCATTCATTCTGGCATGTCTCAGGAAGAAAG ATTGACTCGGTACAAGGGATTCAAAGAAGGGCACAAGAGAATTCTAGTTGCAACAGATCTGGTGGGAAGAGGAATAGACATTGAACGGGTGAACATTGTGATTAACTATGATATGCCTGATTCAGCTGACACTTATCTCCATCGG GTGGGTAGAGCTGGGCGATTTGGAACCAAAGGACTTGCCATCACGTTTGTTTCTTCTGCATCTGATTCAGATGTTCTTAATCAG GTTCAGGAGAGATTTGAAGTTGACATCAAAGAGCTTCCAGAGCAGATTGATACATCTACATACAGTGAGTTGTTTGTTTCTTTTTCTAGCAATTACGCAAATAAGGCcttatttttttttgggtttggaATATATT GGGGTTACATCCATATATTTTACACAAGGgatttatga
- the LOC142533534 gene encoding putative sugar phosphate/phosphate translocator At2g25520 — protein sequence MGKSEALSDGVLKKIILSYTYVSVWIFLSFTVIVYNKYILDHKLYNWPFPISLTMIHMVFCSSLAFAAVRLFKIVDPVALNRRVYITSVVPIGALYALSLWLSNSAYIYLSVSFIQMLKALMPVAVYSIGILFKKDAFKSNTMLNMLAISVGVGVAAFGEAKYDSWGVLLQLGAVLFEATRLVMIQILLTSKGINLNPITSLYYVAPSCLAFLSVPWIFVEFPLLRQRSGFHFDFAIFGTNSLCAFALNLAVFLLVGKTSALTMNVAGVVKDWLLIAFSWSVIKDTVTPLNLFGYGLAFLGVAYYNHSKLQALKAKEAQKKAPPADEEATKLLDEREDDGMGKKGDAQA from the coding sequence ATGGGGAAAAGTGAGGCCCTCTCAGATGGGGTGTTGAAGAAGATCATTCTCTCATATACGTATGTCTCCGTATGGATTTTCCTCTCATTCACAGTAATCGTGTACAACAAGTACATCCTCGACCACAAGCTCTACAACTGGCCTTTTCCCATCTCCCTGACTATGATTCACATGGTCTTCTGCTCTTCTCTAGCTTTCGCCGCCGTCCGCCTGTTCAAGATCGTGGACCCGGTGGCGCTGAACCGCCGCGTGTACATCACCTCTGTCGTCCCAATCGGGGCTCTGTATGCTCTCTCCCTGTGGCTCTCCAACTCGGCTTACATATACCTCTCCGTCTCCTTCATTCAAATGCTCAAAGCACTGATGCCTGTTGCTGTTTATTCCATCGGGATTCTCTTCAAGAAAGATGCTTTCAAGAGCAACACCATGCTTAACATGCTTGCTATCTCTGTGGGAGTTGGGGTCGCTGCTTTTGGTGAGGCCAAGTATGATTCTTGGGGGGTTCTGCTTCAACTTGGTGCCGTTCTTTTTGAGGCTACGAGGTTAGTTATGATTCAGATCTTGTTGACTTCGAAAGGGATCAATTTGAACCCCATTACTTCGCTTTACTACGTGGCACCCAGCTGTTTGGCTTTTCTTTCTGTTCCGTGGATTTTTGTGGAGTTCCCGTTGTTGAGGCAAAGATCCGGGtttcattttgattttgctattTTTGGGACCAACTCTCTGTGCGCGTTTGCTTTGAACTTGGCCGTGTTCTTGCTGGTGGGCAAGACCTCAGCTTTAACCATGAATGTCGCTGGGGTGGTGAAGGATTGGCTATTGATTGCCTTTTCTTGGTCTGTGATCAAGGATACAGTGACGCCATTGAATTTGTTTGGTTATGGGTTGGCCTTTTTGGGAGTCGCGTATTACAATCACTCCAAACTGCAGGCTTTGAAGGCCAAGGAGGCACAGAAGAAGGCACCGCCGGCAGATGAGGAGGCAACAAAACTGTTGGATGAGAGGGAAGACGATGGAATGGGAAAGAAAGGAGATGCACAGGCTTAA